One stretch of Prunus persica cultivar Lovell chromosome G1, Prunus_persica_NCBIv2, whole genome shotgun sequence DNA includes these proteins:
- the LOC109946727 gene encoding uncharacterized protein LOC109946727, translating into MKRVAVNSHKSQPDDEEARLNFRHESLLQDYLERQKEFVSKKKKLQAARQKRDILLGEIRFLRRRHRHLLKIKSAETEPEVQQQKSDTQPKKFSRKRKSDANEAVLNKPSQVSPEGGGEQIVSEPIRVEKKPKNCLVDDKKVGKKKIALQDQVALNV; encoded by the exons atgaaaagggTTGCTGTTAATTCTCATAAATCTCAGCCTGATGATGAGGAAGCTAGGCTTAATTTTAGACATGAAAGTCTTCTGCAAGATTACCTTGAACGACAAAAG gaatttgtatcaaagaagaagaaattgcaagCAGCAAGGCAGAAAAGAGACATCCTTTTGGGTGAAATTCG ATTTTTGAGACGAAGGCATAGGCATCTGCTGAAGATAAAATCAGCAGAGACTGAACCAGAAGTCCAACAACAGAAGTCTGACACACAACCTAAGAAGTTttcaaggaaaaggaaaagtgaTGCAAATGAAGCTGTTCTAAATAAACCATCCCAAGTCTCGCCGGAAGGAGGAGGTGAACAAATTGTTTCAGAACCCATAAGAGTAGAGAAGAAGCCTAAAAATTGCCTAGTCGATGACAAAAaagtgggaaagaaaaaaattgcttTGCAAGATCAGGTTGCTTTGAATGTATAA